In Chlorogloeopsis sp. ULAP01, one DNA window encodes the following:
- a CDS encoding M50 family metallopeptidase, translating into MREPRKNFQPLLATEAPPEVERMGLTWLMAAAIATVVLWQVPGGDYILYPFTILATWFHEMAHGIMAMLLGGDFRQLLIFPNGSGVAIYSYSGGFFLGSIGRALVAAAGPMGPPIAGAILILASRSFKTASWSLKILGGFLVLSTAIWVRSLFGLVAIPLLGLIILGIGFKAPRWVQGFAIQFLGVQACISTYHQLNYLFSYSAGSLGLSDTAQIQQELFLPYWFWGALMAIASGFLLVQSLRIAYRSA; encoded by the coding sequence ATGAGGGAACCAAGGAAAAATTTTCAACCATTACTTGCCACAGAAGCTCCACCCGAAGTTGAACGCATGGGGCTGACTTGGTTGATGGCAGCCGCGATCGCGACAGTAGTATTATGGCAAGTTCCTGGCGGAGATTATATTTTATACCCATTCACAATACTGGCAACTTGGTTTCACGAAATGGCACATGGCATAATGGCAATGCTTTTAGGAGGTGATTTTCGCCAGTTACTGATTTTTCCTAATGGTTCAGGTGTAGCAATTTATAGTTATAGTGGTGGGTTTTTTCTGGGTTCAATTGGTCGTGCTTTAGTCGCCGCCGCCGGGCCGATGGGGCCGCCAATTGCAGGTGCTATTTTAATATTGGCTTCCCGCAGCTTTAAAACAGCTTCTTGGAGTTTGAAAATTTTGGGGGGTTTTTTGGTGCTGTCAACAGCAATTTGGGTGCGATCGCTATTTGGATTGGTGGCAATACCCCTGTTAGGTTTAATTATTTTAGGTATTGGTTTCAAAGCGCCTCGTTGGGTACAAGGATTTGCAATTCAATTTTTAGGTGTACAAGCTTGTATAAGTACCTATCATCAACTCAACTATTTATTTAGCTACAGTGCTGGTTCCTTGGGGCTATCTGATACAGCACAAATTCAGCAGGAATTATTTTTACCTTACTGGTTTTGGGGAGCATTGATGGCGATCGCATCTGGGTTTTTGCTTGTCCAAAGTTTGCGTATCGCCTATCGTTCAGCGTAA
- a CDS encoding cyclase family protein gives MTVICLPILLVFISSAVGAKQPSNDLGLWQVYQRSLQQAKYVDLTHTITPQIPVWVGFGSSTFAPSINPKTGKPYTYKADGFEATHYDLSTDQLGTQLDPPAHWAANYPAIDELPATYTIRPLVVIPIQDKVNKNPGYHLSVADILEWEKKYGKIPSGSVVFVRSDWSKEWPNPELAKRKQFPGVKLEALKFLHLQRQILFHGHEPLDTDTTPNLEGEAWLLHNGYAQAEGVANLDQVPEVGALLAIGYPKFQGGTGGYARYIAICPPNWKYGVSINQIPEAPLPKAAKPLHWDEKLGVRVR, from the coding sequence TTGACTGTTATTTGTTTACCAATACTGCTCGTCTTTATTTCCTCAGCAGTAGGTGCAAAACAGCCCAGCAATGATTTAGGTTTGTGGCAAGTTTATCAGCGATCGCTTCAGCAAGCTAAGTATGTTGACTTAACCCATACCATTACTCCACAAATTCCTGTTTGGGTGGGGTTTGGCTCGTCTACGTTTGCACCTAGCATTAATCCCAAAACTGGCAAGCCATACACTTATAAAGCAGATGGTTTTGAAGCAACACACTACGATTTATCTACCGATCAGTTAGGAACTCAGCTAGATCCACCTGCCCATTGGGCTGCCAACTATCCAGCAATTGATGAGTTACCTGCTACCTATACAATTCGACCGTTAGTAGTAATTCCAATTCAGGACAAGGTAAATAAAAATCCAGGTTATCACTTGAGCGTAGCAGATATCTTAGAGTGGGAAAAGAAATATGGTAAGATTCCCAGTGGCTCAGTTGTATTTGTACGCTCCGATTGGTCTAAGGAATGGCCAAACCCAGAACTAGCTAAAAGAAAACAATTTCCTGGCGTCAAGCTTGAGGCTCTCAAGTTTTTGCATCTGCAACGGCAGATTCTATTTCACGGACATGAGCCACTAGACACTGATACTACACCCAATCTAGAAGGAGAAGCTTGGCTGCTGCACAACGGTTATGCTCAAGCAGAAGGCGTTGCTAATTTAGATCAAGTACCAGAAGTAGGGGCGCTCTTGGCAATAGGCTATCCAAAATTCCAAGGCGGTACTGGAGGCTACGCCCGCTATATTGCTATTTGTCCGCCGAATTGGAAATATGGCGTATCGATAAATCAGATTCCAGAGGCTCCTTTACCAAAAGCTGCAAAGCCACTACATTGGGATGAGAAGTTGGGGGTGCGAGTACGGTGA
- a CDS encoding glucosidase: MPSLTAEEKRLQEARDRQVHWKRWGTYLSDRQWGTVREDYSATGSAWDYFPHEQARSRAYRWGEDGIAGISDGNQQLCFAIALWNGEDSILKERLFGLTGNEGNHGEDVKEYYFYLDNTPTHSYMKCLYKYPHRAFPYSQLIEENRRRSRRELEYELLDTGIFNEDRYFDIFIEYAKNSTDDILIQISVINRGQEAKTLHLLPTLWFRNTWTWNGKQDKPSLKEVSSDISTIEAFHSNLGKRWLYCQKATEILFTENETNYEKLFGVSNTSHYVKDGINDYIVHEQKAAVNPNQIGTKAAAHYILNVGAGETKIVQLRLTNELCLTPFGDEFNNIFATRQCEADEFYQRITPFSLPEDMRTVQRQAFAGMLWSKQYYQFTIDEWINGDLAEPFPPIERKHGRNNEWIHLNNEDILSMPDKWEYPYYCAWDLAFHTIPLAMIDPDFAKEQLILLTREWYMHPNGQIPAYEWAFSDVNPPVHAWAAWRVYKIEQKMYGRADKHFLERVFQKLLLNFTWWVNRKDVEGKNVFQGGFLGLDNIGVFDRSKELPTGGHIDQSDGTSWMGMYCLNMLAIALELAQSNSNYEDIATKFFEHFLYIADAMNHIGDEGTELWDEKDGFYYDVLHLPNNHNLTLKVRSLVGLIPLFAVETLEPDTLAALPNFKTRLEWFITNRPKLRQNVACMETRGVGARRLLAIVNRDKLRCILQKMLDETEFLSEYGIRSVSKYHADNPYVFHANNSEYRVDYEPAESNSGLFGGNSNWRGPIWFPVNYLIIESLQKLYHYLGDDFKVECPTGSGKYINLWEVACELSQRLIKIFINNEAGNRPVFGGMQKFQADPHWHDLILFNEYFHGDNGAGIGASHQTGWTGLIAKLIQQVGEYSGENQPGEMTKSQVKSIAM; this comes from the coding sequence ATGCCCAGCTTAACAGCAGAAGAAAAAAGGTTACAGGAAGCACGCGATCGCCAAGTGCATTGGAAGCGCTGGGGGACATATTTAAGCGACCGCCAGTGGGGTACAGTTAGGGAAGATTACAGTGCCACAGGTTCAGCTTGGGATTATTTTCCGCACGAGCAGGCGCGATCGCGTGCTTATCGCTGGGGTGAGGATGGTATTGCTGGTATTTCCGATGGCAATCAGCAGCTGTGTTTTGCGATCGCGCTTTGGAATGGTGAAGACTCTATTCTCAAAGAACGCTTGTTTGGTTTAACAGGCAATGAAGGCAATCATGGGGAAGACGTTAAAGAGTATTACTTTTATCTAGACAACACCCCTACCCATTCTTATATGAAATGTCTGTATAAATATCCCCACAGAGCATTTCCCTATTCTCAACTAATAGAAGAAAATCGTCGTCGCAGTCGCCGAGAACTAGAATATGAACTGTTAGATACTGGCATTTTTAATGAAGACCGTTACTTTGATATTTTCATTGAATACGCCAAAAATTCAACCGATGATATTCTCATTCAAATTAGTGTTATCAACCGGGGACAAGAAGCAAAAACACTCCATCTTTTACCTACCCTTTGGTTTAGAAATACTTGGACTTGGAATGGGAAACAAGATAAACCATCTCTAAAAGAAGTAAGCTCTGACATATCTACAATAGAAGCTTTTCACTCTAACTTAGGTAAAAGATGGCTATACTGTCAAAAAGCTACGGAAATTTTATTTACAGAAAATGAAACGAATTATGAAAAATTATTTGGTGTTAGCAATACATCTCACTATGTCAAAGATGGAATTAATGATTATATAGTACATGAACAAAAAGCAGCCGTAAATCCAAATCAAATTGGAACGAAAGCGGCTGCACATTATATATTAAATGTTGGTGCGGGGGAAACAAAAATAGTTCAATTACGCCTAACTAATGAACTTTGTTTGACGCCTTTTGGAGATGAATTTAACAATATCTTTGCCACTCGCCAATGCGAAGCCGACGAATTTTATCAGCGCATCACTCCTTTTTCGCTACCAGAAGATATGCGAACAGTGCAGCGACAAGCTTTTGCTGGAATGTTGTGGAGTAAGCAATATTATCAATTTACTATCGACGAATGGATAAATGGCGATCTGGCAGAGCCATTCCCACCAATAGAACGCAAACACGGCAGAAATAACGAATGGATTCACCTCAATAACGAAGATATTCTTTCCATGCCCGACAAGTGGGAGTATCCCTATTACTGCGCCTGGGATTTAGCCTTCCACACCATTCCCTTAGCAATGATCGATCCTGACTTTGCCAAGGAGCAATTAATTTTATTAACACGGGAATGGTATATGCATCCTAACGGACAAATTCCTGCTTATGAATGGGCTTTTAGTGATGTTAACCCACCCGTGCATGCATGGGCTGCATGGCGCGTTTATAAAATCGAGCAAAAAATGTATGGGCGGGCAGATAAACATTTTCTGGAAAGAGTATTTCAGAAGTTATTGCTTAACTTTACTTGGTGGGTAAATCGCAAAGATGTGGAAGGTAAGAACGTCTTTCAAGGAGGTTTTTTAGGTTTAGATAATATTGGAGTTTTTGATCGGAGTAAAGAGCTTCCAACAGGAGGACATATTGACCAATCTGATGGTACAAGTTGGATGGGGATGTACTGTTTAAATATGTTGGCGATCGCTCTAGAGCTTGCTCAATCAAATTCCAATTATGAAGATATTGCCACAAAGTTTTTTGAGCATTTTCTTTATATTGCTGATGCGATGAATCACATTGGTGATGAAGGTACAGAACTATGGGACGAAAAAGATGGTTTTTATTATGATGTTCTACATTTACCTAACAACCATAATTTAACTTTAAAAGTACGTTCACTGGTGGGATTGATTCCACTTTTTGCTGTAGAAACTTTAGAACCAGATACCTTAGCAGCACTTCCTAATTTTAAAACTCGTCTGGAGTGGTTTATTACAAATCGCCCTAAATTGCGTCAAAATGTCGCTTGTATGGAAACGAGGGGTGTAGGTGCCAGAAGATTACTGGCAATAGTCAACCGTGATAAATTGCGGTGTATTCTGCAAAAAATGCTGGATGAAACAGAATTTTTATCAGAGTATGGGATTCGTTCAGTTTCCAAATATCATGCTGATAATCCTTATGTTTTTCATGCTAACAATTCTGAATATCGAGTAGATTACGAACCAGCAGAATCTAATAGCGGTTTATTTGGTGGTAATTCTAATTGGCGTGGCCCAATTTGGTTTCCAGTAAATTATCTGATTATTGAGTCACTGCAAAAATTATATCATTACCTGGGAGATGATTTTAAAGTGGAATGTCCCACTGGTTCAGGTAAATATATAAATCTCTGGGAAGTAGCTTGTGAATTATCACAAAGACTCATCAAAATTTTCATAAATAATGAAGCTGGCAATCGTCCTGTTTTTGGTGGAATGCAAAAATTTCAAGCAGATCCACATTGGCATGATTTAATTCTTTTTAATGAATATTTTCATGGAGATAATGGGGCAGGAATTGGCGCAAGTCATCAAACAGGATGGACTGGTTTAATAGCAAAACTCATCCAACAGGTAGGAGAATATAGCGGAGAAAATCAACCTGGAGAAATGACAAAAAGTCAGGTTAAATCTATTGCTATGTAG
- a CDS encoding FAD-dependent oxidoreductase, producing the protein METADAIIIGSGQGGVPLAIDLAKEGKNVVLFERGALGGSCVNYGCTPSKAFLAAAHAVGRARQAEKLGIHTQIKVDFPAVMERVRGIRNSFNGGVGRRLENAGVKVIKAEASFIAERTVTGDGVSLQAPLVVMNTGTSPFIPDIPGLAGTPYITNLNFFELRELPPRTLVMGAGYIGLELGQGLARLGSEVHLIVRGDRVLAQEEADVSEVLTEALKQDGMKLHFNVNVVQVNYTDNIFTLILSNGEELQGEALLVTTGRKPNTKALNTQAGGIELDKQDYIKVDSKFQTTSSGVYAIGDVAKQPAFTHVAWEDYRRLKGIFKGENRSRDDRVLGYAIYTEPQVGRVGLTLEAAKKKGFNARAVTLPMSQIARAIEWGHDLGFYRMVVDDDNNKILGATLVGYETAELVHVFLSLMEVGANWQLLEESVHIHPTYGEALPSLARLLI; encoded by the coding sequence ATGGAAACAGCAGATGCAATTATCATTGGTAGCGGTCAAGGTGGCGTTCCCTTGGCAATAGATTTAGCTAAAGAAGGCAAAAACGTTGTATTATTTGAACGAGGAGCATTGGGTGGGAGTTGTGTTAATTATGGTTGCACTCCTTCCAAAGCTTTTTTAGCAGCAGCACACGCCGTAGGTAGGGCAAGACAAGCAGAAAAATTAGGCATCCATACGCAAATTAAGGTTGATTTTCCTGCTGTGATGGAACGCGTGCGCGGAATTCGCAATAGTTTCAATGGCGGTGTAGGAAGACGTTTAGAAAATGCTGGTGTTAAAGTCATCAAAGCCGAAGCATCTTTCATTGCAGAACGCACTGTCACAGGTGATGGCGTCAGTTTACAAGCACCTTTAGTGGTGATGAATACTGGAACATCTCCCTTCATACCAGATATTCCTGGTTTGGCTGGTACGCCTTATATTACTAACTTAAATTTCTTTGAACTGCGAGAATTACCGCCCCGCACTTTAGTGATGGGCGCAGGTTATATCGGCTTAGAATTGGGGCAGGGATTAGCACGTTTGGGTAGTGAAGTACATTTGATTGTGCGGGGCGATCGCGTTCTAGCTCAAGAAGAAGCGGATGTTAGCGAAGTATTAACTGAAGCATTGAAACAAGATGGTATGAAACTGCATTTTAATGTCAATGTTGTTCAAGTTAATTACACTGATAATATCTTCACTCTTATTCTTAGCAATGGTGAGGAATTACAAGGTGAAGCATTGTTGGTTACTACTGGACGCAAGCCTAATACTAAAGCTCTCAATACTCAAGCAGGTGGAATTGAGTTAGATAAACAAGATTATATCAAAGTTGATAGTAAATTCCAGACAACATCGTCTGGTGTGTATGCGATTGGTGATGTGGCAAAGCAACCTGCATTTACTCACGTTGCTTGGGAAGATTATCGTCGCCTCAAAGGAATTTTCAAAGGTGAAAATCGCTCGCGAGATGATAGAGTTTTGGGTTATGCAATATATACAGAACCGCAAGTTGGGCGTGTGGGTTTAACTTTAGAAGCAGCGAAGAAAAAAGGCTTTAATGCTCGTGCTGTAACTTTGCCAATGTCTCAAATTGCCCGTGCCATTGAGTGGGGACACGACTTGGGATTTTATCGTATGGTTGTAGATGATGATAATAATAAAATTCTTGGTGCAACTTTAGTAGGATATGAAACGGCTGAATTAGTTCACGTGTTTTTATCTTTAATGGAAGTTGGAGCAAATTGGCAATTACTTGAGGAGTCTGTGCATATCCACCCTACTTACGGTGAAGCATTGCCGAGTTTGGCGCGGTTGTTGATTTGA